In Excalfactoria chinensis isolate bCotChi1 chromosome 5, bCotChi1.hap2, whole genome shotgun sequence, a single genomic region encodes these proteins:
- the LOC140253599 gene encoding inositol 1,4,5-trisphosphate receptor-interacting protein-like 1, with amino-acid sequence MALVFLLALVRVLSVSVKTDVLMLENVQRREADLQPYMIPPQHEIEQRNVEQSWVDMLALLFTLVDYWKICFFTGLILLLFWNMVQSQKMNQHDEGSSENDSSSSEEEAAGAEQEEEEEEEEEEEEEVEEVEEVKQVKEEEYQEEQVEQEEQVEQEVQVELVEEQEQEEQVEQQQQVELVEREEQEEEEDEEEEDYPSKLTEFITLRALENAQGRATRCHLVEEVMNDLLNTFRFLWSDTFFPVLQTAIGVGSAFEGWSHQELDTVYCLIVPIEAPQGHSFLLELGDEGDVLARNSRIRVELQCMCPRQQQLGDVLCFLHHQEDELSQNQEPSLLQTLCTDSYLDVQKTVTWFTVQVDAVWKATRRAQAYDLKVLPSSRSCNLQLTETSSGEKILVELLFGVQQGNSDIFLTSQNTEGGFTPSTAWPQSCAVAEKKFFQHTARNALHDSTHLSCLTFLACALVGMDFSTYVIKTLVLHYLALIPLKKWRKKYFLHRLEDLLQYLEYCLKEKCLTHFLVGNENLHNTVVLPEALRSATPLNLFQHLKEDPAAYSRAQRDFRKLKDRFLRLLLLGC; translated from the coding sequence ATGGCTTTGGTGTTTCTTCTCGCATTGGTGCGGGTGCTAAGTGTCAGTGTCAAAACTGATGTGCTCATGCTCGAGAACGTGCAGCGGCGCGAGGCTGATCTGCAGCCGTACATGATACCTCCGCAGCACGAGATAGAGCAGAGGAatgtggagcagagctgggtggaCATGCTGGCTCTGCTCTTTACTCTGGTGGATTACTGGAAGATCTGTTTCTTTACGGGGCTGATTCTGTTGCTCTTTTGGAACATGGTGCAGTCCCAAAAAATGAACCAGCATgatgaaggcagcagtgaaaacGACAGCTCCAGCAGCGAGGAGGAGGCAGCGGGggcagagcaagaggaagaggaagaggaagaggaagaggaagaggaagaggtggAAGAAGTGGAAGAGGTGAAACAAGTGAAAGAGGAGGAATATCAGGAGGAACAGGTGGAACAGGAGGAACAGGTGGAACAGGAGGTGCAGGTGGAACTGGTGgaagagcaggagcaggaggaacaggtggaacagcagcagcaggtggaaCTGGTGGAAAGGGAGGaacaggaagaagaggaggatgaggaggaagaagactATCCTTCAAAATTGACTGAATTTATCACACTGCGTGCCCTGGAAAATGCGCAAGGAAGGGCCACCAGGTGCCATCTGGTGGAGGAGGTGATGAACGACCTCCTGAACACCTTCAGATTTCTCTGGTCCGACACTTTCTTCCCGGTTCTGCAGACTGCCATTGGGGTGGGCAGCGCCTTTGAAGGCTGGAGTCACCAGGAGTTGGACACTGTATACTGCCTGATCGTGCCCATAGAGGCCCCCCAAGGGCACAGCttcctcctggagctgggagatgAAGGGGACGTGCTGGCAAGGAACTCCCGCATCCGCGTGGAGCTGCAGTGCATGTgcccaaggcagcagcagctgggggatGTGCTGTGCTTCCTCCACCACCAGGAGGATGAGCTGAGCCAAAATCAGGAACCCAGCCTCCTACAGACACTCTGCACCGACTCCTACCTGGATGTGCAGAAAACTGTCACCTGGTTCACCGTACAGGTGGATGCAGTCTGGAAGGCCACCCGCCGGGCGCAAGCCTACGACCTGAAGGTGCTGCCTTCCAGCCGCTCCTGCAATCTCCAGCTGACAGAAACCTCCAGCGGGGAAAAAATCCTTGTTGAGCTGCTGTTCGGGGTGCAGCAAGGCAACTCGGACATCTTCCTGACCAGCCAGAACACAGAGGGTGGCTTTACGCCCAGCACAGCATGGCCGCAGAGCTGCGCTGTGGCggaaaagaagttcttccagcacacagccaggAATGCTCTACATGACAGCACCCACCTGAGCTGCCTGACGTTCCTTGCCTGCGCCTTGGTGGGCATGGACTTTTCCACCTATGTCATCAAGACTCTTGTCCTCCACTACCTGGCCCTCATCCCTTTGAAGAAATGGCGCAAGAAGTATTTCCTGCATCGGCTGGAGGATCTCCTGCAGTACCTGGAGTACTGCCTGAAGGAGAAATGCCTGACCCACTTCCTTGTTGGCAACGAGAACTTGCACAACACAGTTGTCCTGCCAGAGGCCTTACGATCCGCCACCCCACTCAACCTCTTCCAGCACCTGAAGGAGGACCCGGCTGCCTACTCCAGGGCGCAGCGTGACTTCAGGAAGCTGAAAGATCGCTTCCTCAGACTGCTGCTGTTAGGATGCTGA